A window of Borreliella garinii genomic DNA:
CTATTTTTTATAGAGAAGAATTCAATTCTAATGAGGACTATTATAAAGCCTACGAAAATATACTTGAAAATTTTTTAAGTATACTTTCAAATTAGTTCCATATGGAACTAATAGTTCCATATGGAACTAATTTGAAAGTATAAAATGGAGCAAAAATAACCTATGAAATTAAATAAAAAAATAGAAATTGTCAAAAGGGTTGAATTAAATGGAAATGAAATTAAAAAAAATAGAGAATCTAGATATTTAAAATTAAAAGAAAAACTAAAAATTTTAATAAAAGAGGAATCTTATAATAAAATTGAAACAGCTCGAATTTTGAAAGAAATTAATGATAACAAATATTACGTCATAGATAAATATAAAAGCTTTGATCATTTCATAAAAGATTATAATTTAGCAAAAACTACTGTTTATAGATATATGAAACTAGCTATAGGAATTGATAGTGGTAAAATCAATTA
This region includes:
- a CDS encoding chromosome replication/partitioning protein, yielding MKLNKKIEIVKRVELNGNEIKKNRESRYLKLKEKLKILIKEESYNKIETARILKEINDNKYYVIDKYKSFDHFIKDYNLAKTTVYRYMKLAIGIDSGKINYELILKKGMYYAIQILENNGCISSQKNILNRSFKIKIKDEKSFDFYKSNTNFTSFLLKELYYNNQELLANIKNKYDNLKNKK